Within the Gloeobacter kilaueensis JS1 genome, the region CCGCCGGGTTGCGCACCCACGCGCTGGTCTGTCTGGGGTCGGCTTTGATCACCCTGGCGGGGATCGAGTTGAGCGGCGCGGATACTGGCGCTGTGCTGCGCGTGGTGCAGGGGGTGATTACGGGCATCGGTTTTTTAGGAGCGGGGGTGATCCTGCGCTCGCAGAAGGCGAAGCGGGTTCTGGGCCTCACCACCGCCGCTACGATCTGGCTTGCTGCCTGTTTTGGGATCGCCTGCGGGGCAGGCGAGTGGACGCTCGTACTGGTGGCGCTGGTGCTGACGTTGGTGGTGCTGGTGCTGGGCGGTCCCTTCGAGCGGCTCATCGACGGGGTGATCTTGCGCGTAACCGGCCAGAAAGTCGTGCGCACCGACACCCAGCCTGCGGGTACACAGCCATCGACAGACACCGCTGACGTGCAAAGCCGCTGAGACACCTTAGCGGATGTCTCTGGTCGCAGCCGT harbors:
- a CDS encoding MgtC/SapB family protein encodes the protein MDIALSEIIFRLGAAVLAGSAIGLNRNLRGKSAGLRTHALVCLGSALITLAGIELSGADTGAVLRVVQGVITGIGFLGAGVILRSQKAKRVLGLTTAATIWLAACFGIACGAGEWTLVLVALVLTLVVLVLGGPFERLIDGVILRVTGQKVVRTDTQPAGTQPSTDTADVQSR